The DNA window AAGCGGCCCTGCAGCGCCACGGAGGGCGCGGCCCCGCCGGGCTGGCGCAGGGAGACGTTGGAGACGGCACCGCTGCCGCTGAGGATGCAGACGCCCCTCCCGCGGCGCCTAGCGTAGGCGGAGACGCTTTCGACGACGTCGTTTCCGGAGGAGACCTCGAGGATGTGGGTGCCGAGCGCGTTGGGGGTGTCGCGGGTGACGATCGTGGGGGGTTTTGATTTGTTCTTGGAGCCGGGCGGGCGGCCGCGTGGGCGACGCCCGGTGGCGGCGGAGCTGGTGGTGGGGGTTTCTCTTAGGTGATGAAATGAATTTGGGGCTTCTTGCTCGTAATCGCCCATTTCCGTAAACgcaaaatctctctctctctgtgtgtatgtgtgtgtgtgtttttaaaGAGTGAGAAGttaaaagagaaattaaaaaGCAAGTGGAAGGGATCTTTTACTGGAATCTGACAATAGCAAGATTGAAACAAGTTATTGACAGAGAGAGTATTGAAGGGAGGGTGGAGAAGAAGCTTGAGGAGCAAGTGTTTGGATTGCAAATGGCAAATATGTTTTCAAGACTATGATGATGACTTCAATATTGCCTTTTTCTGCTCATATATTATATAGTtgtaaaaaagaataataggTTTATATGCAGAGATGATATTCAAACCTCTGAACTATATAACAAATGAGCGCTTGCATAAATACTCCACATCCATTACACAggttaaaaaattaataaaaaaatatgtttattGTACTAAACAAAAGTATAGTATAGTAAAATAGAGTATGAAGTAAATGTAATAAAATGGCGTATAAGAGtttataaaatatgaaagaggAAAGGATTTAACTATGAtggaatatttttaaattttaaataaaatgattcAACTATTATAAATGGATAGGAGGTGGAACTGTTTATAAAATGAAGTGAAAATTAGAGAGAATTGCATAATGTGTATGAAAAGAATTGAAAATCAAAGAgattgtgtataaaatgaagtgtgaataaaagataatttcataGTAATACGTATAAAAAGAAGTGAAAATCGTTAAGATTCGATGGGGTGTTATTGTTATTAACATAACGAGTAGTACATGTTATTAATTTCGGTTGGGGGCGGAGCTAGGATTTTATTGGGAAAGAGGTAAAATATAGTATATAGgaaaaatttatgtatttaagaAGGGGCTTTAGTATGGTTGaagtatataataaaaaattaatgtataaatatataaagaaatGAGTGGATGAGTAGTGGCAAATGCCCCATAGTGGCTACGCCCCTTATTTTCAGTACACATATGAGTGACATAATTTGCTTTATTTTGATGTAGTAAAAATACATTAGTCGCTATTTTAGCAATATTCTTTAGTGGAGCTACATAAATTGTGATGAAATTGCAAAATGAATGCAATAGATCAAGTGAAGTGCCACCTAGAAAATAGAATTGTACTCCTagttttatcttttattttttaatgactATGGCTATATTTTACTGTAATTTTGTAATATCAAATACATTAGAAATTATAAATATCTCTTCATGATGATATAAAAATATTGAACATACAACTAGTTGTTGGACTAGTATTTTTAATTGGTCAAGAGATCGCAGTGACAGCGTGGCATGGCTCCACGTGGAGAGTGTCGGAATTTCGAAACCTAGTCAACTCAACACTTTTCTGATCCTCTCTGTGTACTTtttctaaaatttgaaaaacaatatctacaaaaattgggaataAAAATCAAAGAAGTTGTAAACTTTTCGTAGattaaaaaacaattaaatattgacACACACTAATTTTTAGTGTAAAAtacaacaaacaaataaatgaaaaatgaagGGAGGAGAATGACCCAGATTGCGGCGGGCATAATGGACCCACAAAACACTCTCCTAATCCCTATCCACTcaatatcatttaattaaacacctactatactccatctgtcccgcCTTAACAGTTTCAGTCACTTTTAAGTACTCATTTtatagaaataataataaatagttaaagtggagaaataataaagtaagagagagaataatgtagagaagagtcttattTCTCTCGCGTACTTtatcatttctccactttaactatttattataatttttacaaaacgaatACTCAAAAGTGACTGAGACTGCTAAAGCGGAACGAAAGGgaagtattatttaattatatagtagtagtaacatacatattttatttatactaataATTTAGAGGTGCGTTGATATTGCACAAACTCAAGTCTGGCTCTTATATTTGTAACGATGACTACCAAACCACACACTACATTTAAGATATAATATGATATTGAAAAAGCACCCATTttgaaaagaagaagatgcaaatatattcaattaaattagGATGGTTGTTTTAGTAGCTTCTTGTTTAACTATTGCTTTCTTCATCCAGAATAATTATTAGTGTGActttgttttctattttttcaagAGGGGAATACTGTAACATTTATTCGCAATTGCATGTTACATAGAAAGACCAATCAACATTTTCGAAAGTTCATCACtattaaatatacaataaaAGAATAGGAGAAAGAGAGATTCCATTCCATCTTCTTACTTCTCTTgtcaaattacataatttatcATATCTATccctctttcttttctttatgacaaataaatataaaaattaaagacTATATCACAATAAACTCAAACACTGAGGTATATATATGTAGCTTAATGCACTGACCATTCTGTTCTAGActataatgcacatatgtatgatctttttctctttctttttaggTTTTTTATggtttacaaaaaaaattaaaggtcGGATTATAGTGGACTCAATCGCGAAACTTTTACTCTAAAATATTAATCACTCTACTACAAAGtcaacacacacatatatacttTTTTTGAAATATGATTGAATAAGCAGATATTTGAAATGCTGCGTCACGATAGAATCGAATCCAAGACCCTTGGCCTCAGACATTGACCACTCTACCACTAACCAACGACATCTATATCTCTTTCTATGTGCCCAGATGGTGGAGTTATGGCCTTGTCAAATCGAGTGATTATGCTCTTAAAAAAGGGGACCTGAAATGAAGGGAAATGGGGCCAAAGCCATGCCTCAAATGGAAGGTTCAGGGTATATATCCATGCCACAAATCCAATGAATCCAAACAAGAATTCACAACTTGAGCTGTAATTTCACTAGGTTTTTAAGTGTATACTTTCCATGACTTGATAGTATAATATCTGCCTTCTATATATCTCTCTTTGTCAATATTTCCTCGTACATAAACAGCTGGGGATATCATCTTCATAAATAGCattgaatattatttatataattttactttttatgtgtgagttttttattcaaataaaacattttttaaGTGTGAGACTTCTTGTAAACACAAAGTAAAGCTATGAAATAACTGTATTCAACTCTAGAGAGAATTATTTATATGGTTTAGTgcaaatttcaatattttattatattgtaGATGCTTTTTTATGAACGAAGTTATAGTTTCAAACGGTCGAGAGCAAAAGAAGCATCAATAGACTGAAGGATCGATCTTCctctttgaaattttcaaagTTAATCAAGTTGGTGAtcacttttttattaatttataactgCTCGATTCATGCATATAATAATAATGAGGGTAAAATCAATGAAACTTGCAAATAGATTGAATTTTTATATGGCAGCCATAAAGTAAGACTTTTGTGCTatacttatttaattttcttcGACTAGATTGTGTAGACGAAATCACTAGTCTCAAAGCAAAAAAGGTTTTGAAACTTACGACGCCCATAGAGAAATGATGATTAAACGTGTAAACATCATAAAATTGCTCACTCAAAACTATATGGATAAACTACAAAATTCATTGTCAATGAAGAACATCGATATTTTTGAAACACAAATTTCTTACTTAAGCTTGGAGTTATTGGATGAGTCCAATTCGGCCCACGCCCACCACAAGTCTGACAACTTGGGCCCGACCCAGTCCATGTGTACAACTGAAATGGGCTGGGCATAAATCATAAGAGAATACAATTTCTTGCAAAaactcttagagcatccgcagcgatGAGTGGACGGGTGTCCgtcgtccgtgccagcgagcagctgacatagtacgttctgattggccaacgacattttcgttggaaattcatttatttttttactttttaaaaattgaaaataataccaaaaattaaaaaaaattcagattcccaaaaatatggctgtttttttaccgtttttctggattttttttaatttttttgattttttttattcccaaaatcatctataaatacacacatttatcatccatttttcacatcaaatcatctctcattcatatattttcatacaacttatctacatcttcctctctcactcaaaccctctcaaatggatttcaccaatctcattgcggaagcggagcgcgaagaacaagaatactatgaacaataccgtgccgcctatgaagcgtATGTCACCGCGAATACCCCCTCCTcatcgaccaactagatcaacccgccgctacatccatcgtgacagggagggagccaacgaaaggctcgttgccgactattttttcgACCAGCCACGGTTtctggaagattactttcggcgccgttttcgcatgtcaaaacgcttgtttatgcgtagtGTCAACACATTATCCACATGTGTTGAATACTgtcaaacaagtacagacgcaaccAGTCGGCAAAGTCTcagcgttgcagaagtgtatgtgtgccatccgacaacttgctacttgGCAAACGGTTggcctcttcgacgagtatttgcatgtcggtgagtcaactgaatcctttgccttaaaattttttgcgacggcgttcgttcagctttcggtggggaattccttcgggcacccatcaccgatgattgccaacggttgcttcgtcttcacgaaacagtccatggttttcccggtatgcttggcagcattggctgcatgcattggaggtggaagaattgtccgactgcttggagggggcaacacttaagcgacCACAAAGGCGGCTggccaacacttatccttgaagcggtcgccgactaccgcctatggatttgacatgcatattttggtattgtcggagccaacaacgacttgaacgtgctctattcttcaccattcttcaatgatgttttgaatggtgtagcaccggcgatcgacttcaccgtcaacggaaatggataccacatgggttactatctcgcctaTGGTATCTacacaaggtggtcgactttcgtgaagacgctcagcaacccgcaagacccgagacgggttctttttgcgcagcgtcaagagtctgctcggaaagacgtcgaaagagcttttggggttcttcaagcccgattcaacattgtgaaggctcTGTCTCgactgtggtacgtgaaaaatatcgccgacatcatgtacacgtatATTATCTTgaacaacatgattatagctaaCGAAGGACCGATGatggctagcttttacgacgaggatgaagctggaagctcaaccgcgatgtctcccccacgccgaggtgtgcatacgacggtgggcgagaggatcgaaacaaggaacacaatgcgcgatagcCCACATTGAACTACATGAAGACATAATCAAATACATTTGGGCggaattcggccacgagtagtgatttttttaattttacgaatttaattatgtaattttttatttttaggattttaattatgtacttttaaatttttaggattttaattatgtaatttttaaaccGAAATGTTTCCTTTTCGATTCGACAGATAATTACGTAGTGTCATAAGATTGTGCTCCAAATGACATACTGTATATTTTCAATTTGTATTCATTCGGaaaataatacggagtattACTTGTTTAATGCCAATCCACAAGTAGGCATTTAGTTGCTGAAAAACAAtgctactaatattttatttataagataaGATTCAGTTATTTAATTTTGGGTTGATTATTTCGTATGCATTGatataattttgtattttctcGTCTTCAATTGCTAACGTTAAGAGTTAATTGATATTTAATAttgtaataataaatttatttataaaataaatcaatttatgGCAAGACATGGGCGAGACAAAAAATGGGACAAATGAACCGATTAATTGATAAAGTCATGTCTAGGACAATacttttcttttcgtttttatGTTCTTCATTTTATGCCACGAAAACCATGATTACGATTTTGTAtgattaaatttataaacactGTACATACAAATTAGAACGGCATTaagcaaataataataataataataatattttttttaaaaaaatagaacgGCATTAATCAATTTTTATCCTTGGTATTGGAGTTAtaggaaaaataataataaaccaCTTTAGATTCTATAAATTCAACATTAAATTtcacattttgttatttttaaaatgattaGTCATAACATGTCtcattaatttttaatgtagtagtattcaataaatgagtGGCATTTGATAAATGATTTCTTACTCgcatagtatataaaagtaagagtTACATTCGtcagtatttttaaaatttattaacgttcgggatgaataaaatataaaataaccaTAATGTAtaagataaataaatacaaaatataaatcaCTAATGATTGAATTTTTGACATATCTATAAAGTGTTCGATTTGATAAATCAATCAAAATTAAGTgttatagtattaaattattcGGTTAGATAAATACAACAATCtgacataaaattaattaatattattcgattaaataaatataacaatGTCATATAAAACTAATCTTGAGCCAATGCAATACCATTAAATAATctcacataatttaattttgattaccAAACACCCCTTTTATACCCACAAATATACAAGTTAGTGGGGCAACACATTGATAGATAATTATATTTTGGatagaatttaatttaaataaaataaaaatgaaaacgaCATACAGTAGTGATGGTGAAGAAGATGGCCCACACTTCCAAGCTGTATTTCTTCTATGTTTGGAAAAATGGAAGCAGTTGTCCTTCCATAGTCCCCCAGGCCCAGGCCCCAATTTCCctttcttcctcatttcattccattaccagattctctctccaaaaaaaaaggaaaaaatttaaTTCAGAAAGATCATGACAACTTGTTCCAGATCATCCCTCTCCACCATCATCACTCTCTCCCCGATCACAATTTCAAATCCAAAACCCTCCCTTTTCCTATTCTTTAATTCATCTCTCAAACTATTGTAATTATCACTCTCTTTTTCACTCGGTTGGAATTTGATCGAGGAAAAGCAGCTTGGAAATTCCGTTGAAGATTCGCCTTTTCAGCTTTTCCCCACCATAGTCCATACCTACGCTTTCCCTGCTCTCTTGTACAGCTGATCCCCCCCTTCTTTTTTCTCCTGTGTTTGACCCACTACTGCCGCCTCCACTTTCCGcctcaaaattagggttttcttTGGGCTTCTATTCCTTCGATTTCTTTTTGGCTCGTTTAATTAATTTCCCCTCATTTAGTTTATATTCCTTTCCAGCTTGATCTTCGTGCGTCGTAATCTGTTATtgtaaattcaaaattcaaatctcAGAAGCCTTTATTTTTAGCATCTTGTGTACATATTGtagaatttaaaatttcacgGACAAAAGATGGCTTTTCAATCGCTTTCAGCCGTAGCTAGGGTTTTTCTAAGGTTTTCCTCTTAAATTGGTAGTACTTTCACTTCATTGGATCGACTTTAGTATCACTTGAATCGCCGTTTCCCCCCTTCCTTGATTAGATTTAAGAACCAAACCCTTTTTTTTTCATCCGAAGCTTTCTTCTCTCTGTTAGAAGCCAAAAAAAGGAAGTCGCTTTAGTAATTTAGTTTGATAAATTTGAGGAGGTGATCATGGCttatcagcagcagcagcctaTGCCTGGGCCGAGCTCGGGGCAGGGAGGATACCAGTATATGAATTCTCCATTTGGGGATACCACCTTCACTAAGGTTTTCGTAGGAGGGTTGGCTTGGGAAACTCAGAGTGAGACAATGAGGCGTTATTTCGAGCAATTTGGAGAGATTCTTGAGGCCGTGGTCATCACCGATAAGAATACTGCCCGATCCAAAGGATACGGTTTTGTGAGCACTTGTTAACTTCCTTGACGATTTTTACTTTTGAtttgtattaaaatttgtattccTGCATTGTTGTGGCTCTTAATGTTCAACTTGTTGGTGATTGCACACTCTAGTTTTGGATTGTAGACGATTAAGTGGCCATTATTTCTTTTTGATGCTGTAACATTTATAAGCATGAAAGAAAAAATGGGATTATTGTAATTTATTGTGATTGAAGAAGAAATGTGGATGCTTGAATGACTTGGGTACCAATATGGTTTTGTATGGAGGGTCTAGGTGACTTTCCGGGATCCAGAATCCGCTAGGAGAGCATGTGCAGATCCTGCACCAATTATTGATGGGAGGCGAGCTAATTGCAATTTGGCTTCACTGGGGAGACCTAGGCCAGCTATTCCGTTTGGTAATATATTTGAATTACCTTCTAAAGTGCTCTTGAGGAAATATAACTTTTTTgcttcttttgttttattttccacCCCAACCTCTTCAGTCTTCAAGTTTGGTTTTATTGTGTCCGGTGAAATAATTTCTGCCAAATTCTGACTAGAGTGAATATACTCAAGGCATTAATATTACTTCTATAGACAAAACCTTCACAGATTAATCTTTATATTTATATGTGGAATGGTTGAAATTGAACAATTGTTCTTTGGTAATATGGCCATTTTTTGCTAGATTATATATGAATCTCTTTATTCCTAATAGGACGCCTTAGATCTCCTGCACCTTACCTTGGAGGACAACCTGCTGCTAGAGGTGCTTATGTTGGAAGTTTTGGCTACCAGCAACCTGTTACATATGGATTTCAGCAAGGCTTGATGTACTCTCCTTATGGGTGAGGAACATCCTTTATTGGAATATTCATTTGGTGTGTTTGCTCTTGCTGTTGCCTGCCTGTTATTTGTGAACTCTTCTACTCTGGCTCTGCATTTGCATAGATGGCAGTTCTGGTATTTCTCATATTATGCTACCATGCGGGCACTCAAGTTGTTTATGTTGTGATAgtccatatataaatttttttatacatcACCATGTTTGATTAGTGAAATGAGAGTTCAGAAGCTTGTTGTTAAAGTTCTAGAATGTTGTGTTTGTTGACTATTTCTTTAGTTAATCTAAGAAGTCTTCACTTTAGTTAGTTATTGTGTTTGTAATGCTTGTTGATTTCAACTGTCATATATGCTTGTAGGGGTGGGCATTCGCCTCGGGTAAATTGGAATGCAACCCAAACCGGTCTGGTCAGGTATTATTGAAAAATTGATTATGGGTGCCTGCTTACTGGCCTGATGAAAATTGGGCAGTTAGTAGGTTATCCCTATGGCTTTGGGGGAGGGGGAAGTAATAGATTGGGCTTTTTCCAGTGAAAAGTCTTCACACTATCCTATCACACAGGCTAGACAAACTCATATAACTGGTCATCTTCATAAGTAATAAAACTTTAAAGTTTGCAGTCCAtgttgtttttatatttatatccTATCTGATTGCCATTTGGAAGAATAAAGAAGGATAGTGGACATAATGGTACAAAATGTGGAAAGTAGATGAAGTGAAGGTGAAGACAGCTGAAGGTTAAGAGGAAAACCTGTAGAAATAGGAAATCAAAACAAGGAGAGAAAGAAACCGAAGATAgagaaatataaaaacaaaggTGGCTTTATGGTCTGATTTTGCTTTAGCAGCCACAGGTAGTGCTAGTGAAATAAGGAAGGGAGTATTTGAAAACCATAATTAAGGCAAAGCTTGAAGAAATCTGATACTATGTTCCTGTCTTAATCTAAAGGATCCACTTCAAATATCTGATCTGTTGCCATTCCAATGTGTTTGTGTTGCAAAATCTATTATTCGTGCATATATTGATCTGAATATAGTTACCCTCATAGGTCAAGAGTGTAGTTTCAGTTCATATGAATTCATGGCTATGGTCTCGATGATATATATGTGTCTACTTTGGGATGTCATATCTAgtaattattgaaatttgaaCATATTTGGTCCAGTGTTGTTAAAAACACGCTCGGGGCGCGCCCGGGGCGCGGGTCGCCAGGGTCGAGTCCGGcttcgccccaacatgggtgagcCGAGCGAGATGCGTGGGGCGCAGTGGGGGCGCAATCAGGGCGGTCGGGGCGCGCCTGGGGCTGTGGGGGCGTCTGGGTTGACGAAGGGGGCGTGAATCCGTTTTTGTGTAAAGAGGGAGGAAgctgaaactttttttttattttattagtattttaatatggAGTCCTTCTTTTGATAAAACCTAGGCACCCACCGCCTCTTTTTGCCTCTAATCATTTCAACTTTTTACTTTTCCTcttttttatactattaatttattagtaTTGCCAACTTTTCATGTTTTCccaaaataacttaattataaaattcattaattacATATCAAAACAAGTAAATAGACTATAATTCCTTCGATAATTATTTTCTACCCAATGTCAGAtggaattttaaatattttttcttcctGTTATGTAAGTATaagtatttatatattagtgacttatatttaatcattattattactaatatataaataataaataattttgccCCCCGATTCGTGGGTCCCTCGCCCCGACGCCccatcgccccgcgacccggGGTCCAGCCTCATCGCCCTGGACcgacccgcgaccctaacaacactggttTGGTCATTAATCCTTTTACTGGTGCAGGTATGCCGCTTACAGTCCTGAATATCCTTATCCTCAGGTCAACATTAGGAAACTTGATGTTTAGTTATTTCTAGTGCTATAATATTCTTTCTAGTTATTTTGACATTGGACCGGTGTTTTTGTGTAGGGAGTTTACAACCCATATGGAAACCAGCAATACCTTCACATATACGGCATGCCTGGAGCAGTGGGCACAACTATGTATCCATACAATCAGATGAGTCAGGCTGTTCCCGGAAGTCATAATTACACTGCATTGCCAGGATATGCAATGCCTGGCCATCAGATAGTACAGTTTGGTGGACCCAATGTCAATGCTATGACAACGACTTCCGTTCCAACTATTCCATCCCCATTTCCTGCTGGTAATATGCTCTGTTCCTCTAGTTCAGCATTTCAGATATGCACATCTTTCATTTTCAATCTGTTCTATGTATTCTCTGTGGTGACAATTCTGTACTATTCTTATTGAGGGCCTACTTCTTTCTTTTCCCCTGCGAGAGAGATTACTTTCTTGTGTGGATCATTCATAGAGGACgaaaaattaattttactaGTTGTATTGATCCCTGAATTTGAACAAGCACAAGGTTAGTATTTGAACTGCTCAACACCAGTAGTAATACCAAATAATTATCCCCAGTGGAAATCATACATGCCTCTGTTGTCATGATCAATTTTACTTTTACAAAGTGTCGAGCAGCGCCACCATATCTCTGCCTGACCAAAAAAGTACTGAAAAACCATTTTCTCTATCATTTCCGTATGATTGGTTATTTGGCTGCAAGCTTCATGGCTAAAGACCATGGTGGTCTCAAGAATTTGCTAGTTTTTCCTACGAGAAGGTCCTAGCATGAAGATGGATGGCATGCATTTAAACTGAAATCTCTTCTAGAATGATTATGTAGCCTGAGGATTGACATAAGTGATTGTCCACATTCTGGCTGCTTTACTATTCTTTGCGCACAAGagttttcttcctttttctctCTTGAACTGATGGACAAGTTATGGTTATACCCGTTCCTCAAAGTTACTGGTTGCTGTTCTAGTGACTGCTAATTTAGTGTTGGACTGAAGGTTATGGGATATATATGGTTGTAGTGCTACTGAAAAGGGAGAGGGCTGTGCGAATGGTGGTGTTAGTTCTCCCATTCTCCTTATGGGCTTAGAAATATCTATCTaatactccctcggtcccatAATTTATGGCACACTTGGGTAatggcacaagattttatgagatgttgttttgtatgttaagtggagagagaaaatagtactGTATTTATACTATtgtgagagagaatttttttcaaaaaggaaatgttacatcttttgtgagacaaactcaaaagttaagtgtgacatctattatgggacggagggagcacagATTCTTTgcattttcaaaaataacaaaagttTTACTTTGCTGAAATGTTAGGAAATTAGTTTTCCTCCCTTGTGAATACTGCTCTTGTCATGGTTGGTGCCGTTGACATTTGTGTTTTTATTCATGTATACATATTTACTTGAATTTATGAATGATGGACCTAGCATGTTCCGGCTAGATGATTGTATATTATTTCGTCATTATAAAGGAAATAATACATCACGCCAGCATTCGTTTAATGATTTCAACTGCTTCCATGAAAGGGTTGTATTTTTCTCTGAATCCTTGAACAAGCTGACCTGGGGCTAACATTTTGGTCGTATCAGGTGTTGGAACACCTATTCAACAACAGCCACAATACTTACTACCTGCACATTCACCTCAATACATGCCAGGTAGCGGTTCTGACCAAAATGCTGGGTGAGGGTTTAATCTAGGTAAGTTTTCTTGTCGTCATCCACAAAATTTTCCACATAACCATCACCATAATGCTACAATCCCGTGATATTTTAAACCCAATTTCAGGTTCCCTTAGATTGCAGCAGGACTAAGAACAGCAGTACTGCCACTTCATTGGTGGGCTTCAAATCTTGCCTTGCAAATTATTCGCTTTGCATTCTAGAGGTACCCTTCCTAGTTTTCATTGCACTTTGGTACCTATGTTGTGCATACTAGTTGTTCCCCTTCGAATTCATGCCACCCTTGAGAGCAAGATTGGGCTGAGTGCATATGTATTGGTGCAGGTCTTACATTGTCACGCTCACCAGAGAAGTCAATGTCGGAGTCGCTCCCAATGGTGGGGAGAGGATGGCACATCGTAAAACTTGGTGTATTTTAAAGACACTTTGTGTTGTGGCAAAATGAGTCGAGTCTGGCTGGAATGGGATTTCTGGCCTAGCATGTGGAAATAGTGACATTCatgtaaaaagaaaatttatggTAGAATCAACATATGATTCTTTTATAGTGAGTCAGACCCCAACATTTTGGGTGTGTAGATAGTCAGTCAGTC is part of the Salvia splendens isolate huo1 chromosome 6, SspV2, whole genome shotgun sequence genome and encodes:
- the LOC121809406 gene encoding RNA-binding protein 38-like isoform X1; its protein translation is MAYQQQQPMPGPSSGQGGYQYMNSPFGDTTFTKVFVGGLAWETQSETMRRYFEQFGEILEAVVITDKNTARSKGYGFVTFRDPESARRACADPAPIIDGRRANCNLASLGRPRPAIPFGRLRSPAPYLGGQPAARGAYVGSFGYQQPVTYGFQQGLMYSPYGGGHSPRVNWNATQTGLVRYAAYSPEYPYPQGVYNPYGNQQYLHIYGMPGAVGTTMYPYNQMSQAVPGSHNYTALPGYAMPGHQIVQFGGPNVNAMTTTSVPTIPSPFPAGVGTPIQQQPQYLLPAHSPQYMPGSGSDQNAG
- the LOC121809406 gene encoding RNA-binding protein 38-like isoform X2 produces the protein MAYQQQQPMPGPSSGQGGYQYMNSPFGDTTFTKVFVGGLAWETQSETMRRYFEQFGEILEAVVITDKNTARSKGYGFVTFRDPESARRACADPAPIIDGRRANCNLASLGRPRPAIPFGRLRSPAPYLGGQPAARGAYVGSFGYQQPVTYGFQQGLMYSPYGYAAYSPEYPYPQGVYNPYGNQQYLHIYGMPGAVGTTMYPYNQMSQAVPGSHNYTALPGYAMPGHQIVQFGGPNVNAMTTTSVPTIPSPFPAGVGTPIQQQPQYLLPAHSPQYMPGSGSDQNAG